From the Juglans microcarpa x Juglans regia isolate MS1-56 chromosome 3D, Jm3101_v1.0, whole genome shotgun sequence genome, the window CAGAGTGCCCGCAGAATGTGAGTGTAGCAACACGTGGCTTACATGCACAGTAGGGGCGGGGGATCCAATCCTTTGTTAACTATCCACGCATTGGAATCCCTTGTATGTCTGGTCGCCACTCTTTCCACGGAAATACAAAGTAGACCATTACCTTATTACCCTTCTAATGTATTTCCAATATGGGGATCTCAATTTGCTATAAAAGTACCCCACGAAAACATAAAATAGAACACACTCGTTTGGGGTTGTTCTATATTGGCCATGGGTTTTGGTTACCAATGAATATAACCCCTGCCATTCCGAGATAAGTGCTTATTACTTATACACCACAAACTCAATTAACATGTTTAGGaaacaaagattaaaaagttgaaataagAGAATTGATATTTGCAGTATTAGGAGCGTAGGTTTTGCACCATTTTTCGAAGAAAGTGAGTAAATCTTGAAtccataataattattttttttaatagtaggctctattttttttttcaaaaaaagtgtgCGAAACTTGCACAttctattacttttaaaataatattagagaaaataatattatgctGTCTTATTTTGTCCCCTCAATTTGATCGAttcatacattttattttatttttttatttttatttttatttaataattaaggaagtgattgttaatattttgatttttttatttttttaaatatttaaaaatatttgaaagaaaaagcaaaaaaataaaagtataatttataCTAGAGGGACACCAAGTGTCAAACCTGGATGACATGGTAGCTTTATCCTAATATTAAAGTAGTAtggtgtatataattttttactattttttagtCACATGATATGCGTGATGCAACGTGGCATAGCAAGGTATTATGGGGCTTTAGGGGCTGTTtaaattcaaaactcacctcaactcatattatttttattattataactttttcaaattttcacataaatataataaacaattcaacttttttaaatctcaaaataactttttcaaatttttacacaaaatataataaataatttaactttttcaaattaaaaaataataatcatattaaaaaataatattttaaaaatattttattttactattcacaaaccatctcaaactcatctcaaaatCCAACTAAATCCAAAACAGGACCAAACTTTCTGAAAGAGGACGAGAGCCGAACTGCCATCTTCTTATTGGATTCAGCTCCCCCATCAGATGCCCAATTTCGGTCTGCATGTGCTGCAAAGCTGGTTAAAAGATGGTTTGGGTTTCCGATACTCTCTCGGGCTTCGATTATGGTTGTTCTGTTCTCTCTGGAGTCTGGACCTCTAATGCCGCTGTCTCGTGCGTGTATCATTTTGACCTTCAATCTCTGTTCGTAGACTGGGACGATTTCTGTTTAACTGGGGGAGACTGCCGTGTGACAGACACTTTGTGCTACCCTACCGAGAGAGATGGGACCAGCAGGAGGGTAAGCGGGGGGCCACACGCAAACGTTTTTCACACTCTTTTCCATTTTCGCTGAAATGTGACCTTTTATGATTTGAGCTCAATTTGGTTTGAATTTCCTTCTAAAATTGTACCCAAGGATGATCGTTATTATTTCTCTGAAGAGTTTAATTTCTCCGGTCTCTGATAGATTGTagttatattttgggattaggCGTAGCTTTTGTTCTTCCACCTTTTGAACACTCATACGAGTTCCGAGTAATGCCAGTgatagaagagaagagaaaaggagTGTTTCGTGGTGGAGGAAATTCAGGACTTGaaataattatcattttgtaTCTATACAAGCGATAGATTTTTGCATTCTGCTCCTTACCTGTATTTCATTTAtcttttaagaatatttttcatttaatcatgtGCATGATTTAAAACCTCTCACAAAAATTTGTAATGCCAATGGATCCATCACCTTTTCAAACTTGAACAAAAacatttcaagaaattttctcaacctatacatatattatatgtgttCAACACTTTCGCATAACTCTTTCcgaaatttataagaaaatcttCGATCCAAACATGCCATAGGTGTTTAGGCTTCATCCAAGTAGAGGAAAAGCTAAAGCTAATTTTAAGCTCCTATTCTTTTTTCTCCCCCTCTTAATGTCTGGTTCCAATGTCTATGGTAACTGATATGTATGGTATACAATCACGTCTTAATCATGTAATAATAGTTGTTGAAACTTTGTGGTTTTCAGTTTCATGTATCCATATTATCGATGCCATAGAACCATGATGACAATGGAGGCCATGTGTGGCCGACTTTGCATGTAAATTTGCATATTGTACATttcatacaaaaaagaaaatcatacaaAATAATGTCAATCGCTAGACTTTAATttccaagaaataaaataacagtAACTATCTTAGTTCTCTACTTGCTGCCTTCCGTTTAGGGGTGTTATTTTGCTCAGTCTATCTTTGGGGTTGACTTTGGACTGAACTTAATGGCTTCATTCACAGAATCTAATTTCAGCTGCCGCTGCAGGTGGAGAATGAATGAAAGGTGgaattcatttaaataagttgagTGGGAGAAGCAGGATAGAGATTGAGGGAACTCCCACTCTAAGACCACCCAATCAATAAAGACTCAAACCTCACCACCCCACttttggagatggaagagacTTCTGCACGAGGGCAACATTGCTGAAATATGCTAATTGGCAATATTATGGTTGTTTTGTTCCTGGAGATTCCCATATCCGTCTTTGAATTTGTGAATAAAACTCACTGAGCTCATAGAATGGGAATTTTCTGCTTACTTTTGGGAGTACATCTCGTCTTCTTGGAACCAATAGTAAGCATGCTGGTAGCCTTATCTCGCCAAGAAAAATACTGAAATTTTCCTAGCTGAAGTTCTTGGGCACATTCATGCTCCTTTCTCAACTCTCTATGAGCCCCATTGTGGTGTTCTACTGTTGAATACCCAATGCTTAACTGTAATTTCATGCTATAGAATCAAAGGAATTCAGAAGTAAGAAGATTGTTCTGGAAGAATCTTCATTTGTTTAAGCACCAAAGCTACTTTTTTCCTGAGATCATTCTCCTGAAGAAGCTGGATGAGGATCCCCTCAGACCGCTGAAATAGTGGCTCGGCGATCTGTGTATGGCTTAGAATCTTCTGGAAGAGGTCTAAGGCTTTAGCTTTGGCAGACAAGGTACCCTTCTCCAGGACTCGTAGAATGGCCACCACTCCTTGGTTGTCCACAATGGCTGCAGTAGCACGAGACAGTGTGCTATGTTCTGTCAGCAATGTTTCGAGTGCCATTAAAGCAGCTTCTGCTACACCGGACTCTGTCTCACTCAAAGTTTGTACCAGTGGCTTCACTGCATCTGCCTTGACGAGGCAGAATGTATCTCTATCTGAACAAGCAACACCATGAACAGAACATGAAATTCCATTCCCTGGCGAGGTTGAGCAACACCAAGACATGTTTGGTAGGAACTTCATGATCACATGCACCAGGGGTGTGAAGCGCTTGGCTTGCTCTGCTGTTATGGTTCCATCAGATGGTGACAGGCTGGTGGATTGGGATAGGTTGGCAAGTGCAATGGCTGCCCGTTGCTTGGCTAGCGAGCTGCCCCCTGAGAGAACACGAACTAGTGATGGGTACAGTTCAAGTTTGCCCACTTGCCTCTGAAGTTCAGGCTTGCTAGGTTCTGTGTATCGTAAAAGTGCTGCTAGAGCATTTTCTAGTAAATATATGCTGTGGCGAGCAGGTGCCATGGTTCCATTATTTTCCTCATCAGCACTGCAAATCACCTCATGAATGGCTTTTAACGTGTCCGATTTGCGGAGTATCTCATCAATTATAAGATCATCACCGGGAAGCTGGCTGATGATTCCAGCGGCAGTGGACCTTTCTTCAATATCTGGTGAAGAGATGAGGATGCATGCCAAGGTCGCAATTGCTGTTTCTTTTGCAGGAGAAGGTGGTAGTGGAGCCCCAGCAGGATGATCTTCAGAAATGCGGTATATGAGCTTCATTGTCCATAGTCTCACTGCAGGCTGGTCACTGTGAAGCAAAGAGAAGAGTTGCCCAACCGCATCCATATCTGATCGAATTAGGTTTTGAGCTGTCTCAGATTTATGGCAGAGTTCAACCAGCAGGTGTAAGAACTGGACCTTAGTTTGAGGATTGCAGTTGGCCACACCCTGCAGAAGGAGACTGACATTGTGCTTTGATTGCAGCTCCTGCAAACCCCGATATTTATCGAGTTCTAGGTGCTGACTGGCTccaattagtagagcaagaATCTCAGCTGCTTCTTCTTTCTCATGCGGGTCAGACCTGACAAATGAAATGAGACCAAGCAAATGGGGTATTGTAACAGGATCTTCCAGAAGTCTCTTTACCATCTTGGGGTACTGTACGAGCTTTTTGATAGATCTGAGGCAAGCTACTTTGCATGCTGGGACGCTTGAAGAGAGCATCTGGACTAGGTTGTGTATGAATTGCTTGTTTTGTAAGTCCTTAATACTGCTCTCCTTGAGTTGCATGTCTATCAATGCTGCAGCCATCAATGTTCTGGTTTCTTGAGGTCCTGCAAGGAGATCCAGGTTAGCATATGGTTTGCCAGTGGATATGCATCACATGATCGATAATCTGACCTTGGTTAAAGCGAGCCACAAATGGTTGGAAGTGTCCTGCTTCAGCCATCTTGACAACAAAATGTGTGTTGGAGGAGAGTTTCTGCAACACCTTGTTGGCATTCTGTGAGACGTCAAGGTTATCGTTAGGGATTAACGAAACAAGAAGAGGAATACAGTCTTTTGTACTTCCTATTTTTTCTGATAGGGTTTCTCTTTCTGACAGCTCCAACAACATTGCAATGGCAACAGGTTCTGTTCCATCTTTATATATCTGCTTCACGATGCATCGTACAGCTCCTGATGTAACAATGGATTCCTGCAAGTTCCAAGCAACAAAAAACTCTTAAATTTAGCTTGGTGGAAGATGAGATCGAAATATGATAAGCTGATA encodes:
- the LOC121256080 gene encoding U-box domain-containing protein 44-like, with the translated sequence MNFDIGIEDISLAVLQELCNKAVKQATELVSETKEVVLNKDCFQEFLRTISDLKNLLGTLNFKKLVDATGSESTKAALETLNSQLKKACKIIKDYKSGSHIHLILKSRSMLSQMQDVAKDIASTISSFQLINLAMATRIMGNLSKMEFRSAAFATDAIALEIENLISQESKNQEHAVKLLEKIAEAVGANVNASMVQNELELLKQEKEEMETQKKQAEALQLSQLIQFLYSTEILTIPDDERIASYHQHYPIDSFICPLCKEMMTDPVAIPCGHSFERKAIREHFIRGEKKCPTCEQELLSLDLTPNLSLRNSIEEWKQRDMDLKFQAALAGLASNDHSRQNKALEDMQGLLEMPSYALKFAEEGLIPKLVEILKDNILNRVATLKCLYFLAKYCDNHRESIVTSGAVRCIVKQIYKDGTEPVAIAMLLELSERETLSEKIGSTKDCIPLLVSLIPNDNLDVSQNANKVLQKLSSNTHFVVKMAEAGHFQPFVARFNQGPQETRTLMAAALIDMQLKESSIKDLQNKQFIHNLVQMLSSSVPACKVACLRSIKKLVQYPKMVKRLLEDPVTIPHLLGLISFVRSDPHEKEEAAEILALLIGASQHLELDKYRGLQELQSKHNVSLLLQGVANCNPQTKVQFLHLLVELCHKSETAQNLIRSDMDAVGQLFSLLHSDQPAVRLWTMKLIYRISEDHPAGAPLPPSPAKETAIATLACILISSPDIEERSTAAGIISQLPGDDLIIDEILRKSDTLKAIHEVICSADEENNGTMAPARHSIYLLENALAALLRYTEPSKPELQRQVGKLELYPSLVRVLSGGSSLAKQRAAIALANLSQSTSLSPSDGTITAEQAKRFTPLVHVIMKFLPNMSWCCSTSPGNGISCSVHGVACSDRDTFCLVKADAVKPLVQTLSETESGVAEAALMALETLLTEHSTLSRATAAIVDNQGVVAILRVLEKGTLSAKAKALDLFQKILSHTQIAEPLFQRSEGILIQLLQENDLRKKVALVLKQMKILPEQSSYF